Part of the Companilactobacillus zhachilii genome is shown below.
GAATATATTTTATTGGCTGGTTATATGCGGGTCGTAACGCCGGTACTATTAGGTGCCTATCCAAATCGAATTATTAATATTCATCCATCACTATTACCAAAATTTTCCGGTTTGGAAGCGATTGAACGTGCTTTTGAGGCTGGAGATCCGGTGACTGGAGTAACGATTCATTTCATTGATGAAGGGGTCGATACTGGTCCAATCATTAAGCAAGAAAAGGTTGTCCGGCTAGCTAATGATACAGAAGCTAGTTTAGAAGCAAGGATTCATCAAACAGAGCATCAAATGTATCGTCAAGTGATTCTTGATTTACTAAATAAAACTAATGGGGTAGATAAAAAATGAAAAGAGCTTTGATTAGTGTTTCTGATAAGACAGGTGTCGTTGAATTTGCTAAGGGTTTGATTGCCAATGGTTTTGAAATCATCTCAACTGGTGGTACATATAAGAAGTTGCAAGAAAATGGCGTTGAAGTTTTGGAAATTGATGAAGTTACCCAATTCCCTGAAATTTTAGATGGCCGTGTTAAAACTTTGCATCCAATGGTGCATGCAGGACTATTGGCTAAACGTGACAATCCGGAACATATGAAGACTTTGGAAGATTTGAACATTCAAACAATTGACCTTGTCTGTGTCAATCTCTATCCATTTAAAGAAACAATTTCTAAAGACGGTGTTACACCAGCTGAAGCGATTGAACAAATTGATATTGGTGGTCCATCAATGATCCGTTCAGCTTCAAAGAACTTTAAGAGTGTTTATGTCGTGATTGACGCCAATGATTATGAAACAGTTCTTGAAAGTCTTCAATCAGATGAAGATGATACAATCTTACGTCGACGCTTGGCTGCAAAAGCTTTCCGTCATACAGCTGAATATGACAGTATTATTGGCCATTATTTGACTGATTTAAATGGGGATGAATTCCCTGATGTTGAAGTGCTTGGTTATGATTATCATCAAGAATTAAGATATGGTGAAAATTCACATCAAAAGGCTGCTTTCTACAAGAGTGCCATGCCTTCTGAATACTCGATTGCTTCAGCTAAGCAATTGCATGGTAAAGAACTTTCCTTCAATAATATTAAAGATGCAGACGCTGCATTGAGAATTGTGGCTGACTTTGATCAACCTTGTGTGGCTGCATTGAAACATATGAACCCATGTGGTGTCGGTGTCGACGACGAATGTATTTATAAAGCATGGCGTAAGGCTTATACAGCTGATACAATGTCAATTTTTGGTGGTATCGTTGCGGTTAACCGTGAAGTTACGAAAGAAATTGCTGAAGAAATGCATAAGATTTTCTTGGAAATTGTTATCGCACCAAGCTTTACTGACGAAGCTTTGGAAATTCTTGAAGCTAAGAAGAACATTCGTCTACTAACACTTGACTTTTCAAAAGCTAAAGATGCTGAAAAGCACGAATATGTTTCCGTTATGGGTGGTTTATTAGTTCAAGAACGTGATACAACGGTTGATCAACTTTCAGAATTTGAAGTTGTTACTAAGAAAGCCCCAACTGATGAAGAAATGAAGGCTTTGTTATTCGGTCAACAAGTTGTTAAACATGTTAAGAGTAATGCCATTGTTATTACAACAACTGATAAGACACTTGGTATTGGTGCTGGTCAAATGAATCGTATCGGTTCTGTGAAGATTGCGATTGACCAAGAAGAACAAGTGGATGCTCATACACCATTAATTATGGCTTCTGATGCCTTCTTCCCAATGGATGACTGTGTTCAATATGCTGCTGAACACGGAATTACAGCTATTGTGCAACCAGGTGGTTCAATTAAGGATCAAGATTCAATTGATATGGCTGATAAGCACGGAATTGCTATGGTCTTCACTGGCAGAAGACATTTCAAACACTAGAAGAGAGGTCTTTTAATGAAAATACTTGTCGTTGGTTCAGGTGCTCGTG
Proteins encoded:
- the purN gene encoding phosphoribosylglycinamide formyltransferase, with the protein product MKVAIFASGNGSNFEAIAKSIELRQAGLEIELLVCDQKDAHVIQRAEKYHIPIFINQLSDYENRGAYEQAIIEKLKPLKIEYILLAGYMRVVTPVLLGAYPNRIINIHPSLLPKFSGLEAIERAFEAGDPVTGVTIHFIDEGVDTGPIIKQEKVVRLANDTEASLEARIHQTEHQMYRQVILDLLNKTNGVDKK
- the purH gene encoding bifunctional phosphoribosylaminoimidazolecarboxamide formyltransferase/IMP cyclohydrolase, encoding MKRALISVSDKTGVVEFAKGLIANGFEIISTGGTYKKLQENGVEVLEIDEVTQFPEILDGRVKTLHPMVHAGLLAKRDNPEHMKTLEDLNIQTIDLVCVNLYPFKETISKDGVTPAEAIEQIDIGGPSMIRSASKNFKSVYVVIDANDYETVLESLQSDEDDTILRRRLAAKAFRHTAEYDSIIGHYLTDLNGDEFPDVEVLGYDYHQELRYGENSHQKAAFYKSAMPSEYSIASAKQLHGKELSFNNIKDADAALRIVADFDQPCVAALKHMNPCGVGVDDECIYKAWRKAYTADTMSIFGGIVAVNREVTKEIAEEMHKIFLEIVIAPSFTDEALEILEAKKNIRLLTLDFSKAKDAEKHEYVSVMGGLLVQERDTTVDQLSEFEVVTKKAPTDEEMKALLFGQQVVKHVKSNAIVITTTDKTLGIGAGQMNRIGSVKIAIDQEEQVDAHTPLIMASDAFFPMDDCVQYAAEHGITAIVQPGGSIKDQDSIDMADKHGIAMVFTGRRHFKH